Proteins from one Desulfonema limicola genomic window:
- a CDS encoding ABC transporter substrate-binding protein, producing MFKKLTLAFTLFVFFFAGMAFALEPKSGGTLVFGRGGDSAGLDPAFETDGNSFMICDNVYDQLILYADESTDLIPGLATSWDVSWDGLTYTFHLRKGVKFHDGTVMNSDAVVFSIGRMMKEKVVKFFKDKWDFPENQPAAEYWLSMEMENTIGSIEAVDENTVVFRLKRREAPFLANIAMDFAAIVSPAAVLKHGENFRSNPVGTGPFKFVEWIKDDRIVLEANPDYWGGHPYLDKAIFRVIPENSVRFLELKTGNIDICQFPNPEDIELAKKDSGLKLVSQPGMNIGYVSFNHTKPLWQDKRIRQALAHAINKQSIVDNIYYGLGQVAKNTIPPTLWGYNDDIIDHDYNPEKAKKLLEQADFAGKLKEAGQTKITLWSMPVARPYNPNGMKVGEAIQADLKKIGVDVELVTFEWGTYLKKQRTQDPSMDLFQLGWTGDNGDPDNFLAVLLDGLADPNVRTQWKNEEYHDLIVKAKQAVTQAERINLYRKAQELINQEVPLINLAHSLVVWPEKKRVMNFKLHPTASIRLHKVWLQ from the coding sequence ATGTTTAAAAAATTGACCTTGGCATTTACTTTATTTGTTTTCTTTTTTGCAGGCATGGCTTTTGCCCTTGAACCTAAATCAGGCGGAACCCTTGTATTTGGGAGAGGGGGAGACAGTGCAGGACTTGATCCTGCTTTTGAGACTGACGGCAATTCCTTTATGATTTGCGACAATGTATATGATCAATTGATCTTATATGCTGATGAATCAACTGATCTGATCCCTGGTCTGGCAACATCATGGGATGTTTCCTGGGATGGTTTGACATATACATTTCATCTTAGAAAAGGAGTAAAATTTCATGATGGAACTGTAATGAATTCAGATGCTGTTGTATTTTCCATTGGCCGTATGATGAAAGAAAAAGTTGTTAAATTTTTTAAAGATAAATGGGATTTTCCTGAAAACCAGCCTGCTGCTGAATACTGGTTGAGCATGGAAATGGAAAATACCATAGGAAGCATAGAAGCTGTTGATGAAAATACTGTTGTATTTCGATTAAAACGAAGAGAAGCTCCTTTTTTAGCTAATATTGCAATGGATTTTGCAGCTATTGTAAGTCCTGCTGCAGTTTTAAAGCATGGAGAAAATTTTAGAAGCAATCCTGTGGGAACAGGGCCTTTTAAATTTGTTGAATGGATTAAAGACGACCGCATAGTGCTTGAAGCTAATCCAGATTACTGGGGCGGCCATCCTTATCTGGATAAAGCCATATTCAGGGTTATTCCTGAAAATTCAGTACGGTTTCTGGAATTGAAAACCGGCAATATTGACATCTGCCAGTTTCCCAATCCTGAAGATATTGAACTGGCTAAAAAGGATTCAGGACTTAAACTTGTATCACAGCCCGGCATGAATATCGGTTATGTGAGCTTTAACCATACAAAACCTTTATGGCAGGATAAGCGTATCCGTCAGGCTCTTGCCCATGCTATAAATAAACAATCTATTGTTGATAATATTTATTATGGACTTGGACAGGTTGCCAAAAACACCATTCCCCCTACTTTATGGGGATATAATGATGATATAATAGATCATGATTATAATCCTGAAAAAGCAAAAAAGCTTCTGGAACAAGCTGATTTTGCAGGAAAACTCAAGGAAGCAGGACAAACAAAGATTACCTTGTGGAGTATGCCGGTAGCACGTCCCTATAATCCCAATGGAATGAAGGTTGGTGAAGCTATCCAGGCTGATTTAAAAAAGATCGGGGTTGATGTTGAGCTTGTTACATTTGAATGGGGAACCTACCTGAAAAAACAAAGAACCCAGGATCCGTCAATGGATTTATTCCAGCTTGGCTGGACAGGTGATAATGGAGACCCTGATAATTTTCTGGCAGTTCTTTTAGACGGCCTTGCTGATCCTAATGTTCGGACTCAATGGAAAAATGAAGAATATCATGATCTTATAGTAAAAGCTAAACAGGCTGTAACCCAGGCAGAACGGATCAATCTTTACCGCAAAGCCCAGGAATTAATAAATCAAGAAGTGCCCCTGATTAATCTGGCACATTCTCTGGTAGTATGGCCTGAAAAGAAAAGGGTTATGAATTTCAAGCTTCATCCAACTGCAAGTATAAGACTGCACAAAGTATGGCTGCAATAA
- a CDS encoding ABC transporter permease, which yields MAKFIFHRFLSLIPTILGISILIFFMVHLIPGDPAEMMLGERASEQSLKELRKDLGLDKPLYVQYGLFLSRMIKGDLGRALKTNEKITTEIIARFPATLELSIAAIIIATVFGMLAGIISATRQYSIFDYVSMVFSLIGVSMPIFWLGLVLMIIFSLNLGWLPLSGRLSYHISVESITNLYILDSILTQNWEGFKDAVWHIIMPAFTLSTIPMAIIARITRSSMLEVLRQDYIRTAKAKGLSPFTVYFKHGLKNALIPVITIIGLQFGILMGGAILTETIFAWPGIGKWILDAVYARDFNAVQGGTMVVAATFVFINMMVDILYAWVNPRIKMG from the coding sequence TTGGCAAAATTTATTTTTCATCGTTTTTTATCATTAATACCGACTATTTTAGGTATTTCCATTCTTATCTTTTTCATGGTTCACCTGATTCCAGGTGATCCGGCTGAGATGATGCTTGGGGAAAGGGCATCTGAACAATCTCTTAAGGAATTGAGAAAAGACCTTGGACTGGACAAGCCCCTTTATGTGCAGTACGGTCTTTTTCTGTCCAGAATGATTAAAGGAGATCTGGGACGCGCTCTTAAAACCAATGAAAAGATTACAACAGAGATTATTGCCCGTTTCCCTGCTACACTGGAACTTTCTATTGCTGCAATTATCATTGCCACTGTTTTTGGAATGCTTGCAGGGATAATATCTGCAACTCGTCAGTATTCTATTTTTGATTATGTAAGCATGGTCTTTTCGCTCATAGGTGTATCCATGCCCATATTCTGGCTTGGACTGGTTCTTATGATTATATTTTCTTTAAACCTGGGATGGCTTCCTTTGTCAGGCCGGTTGAGCTACCATATCAGTGTTGAATCCATTACCAACCTTTATATTCTTGACAGTATCCTGACCCAGAACTGGGAAGGTTTTAAAGATGCCGTATGGCATATAATCATGCCTGCATTTACACTAAGTACCATACCTATGGCAATCATAGCCAGGATTACCCGTTCAAGTATGCTTGAGGTTCTCCGCCAGGATTATATCAGGACTGCAAAAGCCAAAGGGCTTTCACCCTTTACCGTATATTTTAAGCATGGACTCAAGAATGCCCTGATACCGGTTATAACTATTATTGGTCTTCAATTCGGTATTCTTATGGGAGGCGCTATTTTAACAGAAACCATATTTGCATGGCCCGGGATAGGCAAATGGATACTTGATGCTGTTTATGCCAGGGATTTTAACGCTGTTCAGGGCGGAACTATGGTTGTAGCTGCAACCTTTGTTTTTATAAATATGATGGTTGATATTCTTTATGCCTGGGTAAATCCCAGAATTAAAATGGGATAA
- the nikC gene encoding nickel transporter permease produces MNERMNEYTEKSYGPLTESLLRLRKNKIAVAGLIIITLFLIMAVFSPWIAPHDPLEQSLYDKLQPPVWESKGTWDFPLGTDDFGRDLLSRIIYGSRISMIVGLTAVYISLFFGTIAGAIAGFYRGKIDNLIMRLMDILLAFPSILLAIVIVAFLGPSLRNAMIAIGIVSIPRYARIVRGSVLEEYSKDYVQAARALGAKDLRLIFIHILPNCLAPLIVQTTLGFASAILEAAALSFLGLGAQPPTPEWGAMLANGRSLILRAWWAVTFPGVMILFAVLGFNLLGDGLRDALDPRLRE; encoded by the coding sequence ATGAATGAAAGAATGAATGAATATACTGAAAAATCATACGGCCCCTTGACAGAATCACTGCTTCGGCTCCGCAAAAACAAGATTGCAGTGGCAGGATTAATAATTATTACACTTTTCCTGATAATGGCTGTGTTTTCTCCCTGGATTGCACCCCATGATCCTCTGGAACAATCCCTTTACGATAAACTGCAGCCTCCTGTCTGGGAATCAAAAGGAACATGGGATTTCCCCCTTGGAACCGATGATTTTGGCAGGGATCTGTTAAGCAGAATAATATACGGCTCACGAATTTCAATGATTGTAGGCCTGACCGCTGTTTACATTTCTCTTTTTTTTGGAACCATTGCAGGTGCCATTGCAGGTTTTTACAGGGGAAAAATAGACAATCTAATCATGAGGCTTATGGATATTCTCCTGGCTTTTCCCTCTATTCTGCTTGCCATAGTTATTGTTGCTTTTTTAGGCCCAAGCCTGAGAAATGCCATGATTGCAATAGGAATAGTAAGTATTCCCAGATATGCCCGTATTGTCAGGGGTTCTGTGTTAGAGGAATATTCCAAAGATTATGTACAGGCTGCACGGGCACTTGGAGCAAAGGACCTAAGGCTGATATTTATTCATATCCTGCCCAACTGCCTTGCTCCTTTAATTGTACAGACCACACTTGGATTTGCTTCTGCTATTTTGGAAGCAGCAGCCCTGAGCTTTCTCGGCCTGGGGGCACAGCCGCCCACGCCTGAATGGGGAGCAATGCTGGCTAACGGCAGATCATTAATTCTCAGGGCATGGTGGGCAGTTACATTTCCAGGCGTCATGATTTTGTTTGCTGTTTTAGGTTTTAATCTTTTGGGAGACGGATTAAGGGATGCTCTTGATCCTAGATTAAGAGAATAA
- a CDS encoding ABC transporter ATP-binding protein — protein sequence MSKPLLEVIGLKTFFFTDRGTARAVDNVSFKIFHGKTLAIVGESGCGKSVTSLSVMRLVPQPPGKIVEGRILFDGIDLLKISEKKMRSIRGNQISMIFQEPMTSLNPVFRVKEQISEVLQLHRKLNKADALEISIELLSQVGIPSPKDRVNDYPHQMSGGMRQRVMIAMALACNPRIIIADEPTTALDVTIQAQILELMEQLCKNTGTAVMLITHDLAVVAEVAEYVVVMYAGRIVEEADVKELFNNPLHPYTRGLMRSIPGHSAAGQKARLEAIPGVVPSLLALPKGCKFNDRCRHAEEKCFQEEPVLMKSTRKNHMVRCWLYE from the coding sequence ATGTCAAAACCCCTGCTTGAAGTTATAGGACTTAAAACCTTTTTTTTTACAGACCGGGGCACAGCCAGGGCTGTTGATAACGTCAGCTTTAAGATATTTCACGGAAAAACCCTTGCTATTGTCGGTGAATCAGGATGCGGCAAGAGTGTTACATCTCTTTCAGTGATGCGCCTGGTTCCCCAGCCCCCTGGTAAAATTGTTGAAGGCCGGATATTGTTTGACGGTATTGACCTGCTCAAGATTTCTGAAAAAAAGATGCGCTCCATAAGAGGCAACCAGATTTCCATGATTTTCCAGGAACCTATGACATCCCTTAATCCTGTTTTCCGGGTAAAAGAACAGATTTCAGAGGTTTTGCAATTACACAGAAAATTGAATAAAGCAGATGCTCTTGAAATATCCATAGAACTTTTAAGCCAGGTTGGTATTCCTTCGCCCAAAGACCGTGTTAATGACTATCCCCACCAGATGAGCGGGGGCATGCGCCAGAGGGTAATGATTGCTATGGCACTGGCATGTAATCCCCGTATTATAATTGCAGATGAACCTACTACAGCACTTGATGTTACCATCCAGGCCCAGATTCTTGAACTAATGGAACAGCTCTGCAAAAATACAGGCACTGCTGTTATGTTAATAACCCATGATCTTGCTGTTGTTGCTGAAGTGGCAGAATATGTTGTGGTAATGTATGCAGGCCGTATTGTAGAAGAAGCTGATGTAAAGGAATTGTTTAATAACCCTCTTCATCCTTATACAAGGGGGCTTATGCGCTCTATTCCAGGACATTCAGCTGCAGGGCAGAAAGCTCGTCTTGAAGCTATTCCAGGTGTTGTGCCCAGCCTTCTGGCACTGCCAAAAGGCTGTAAATTTAATGACAGGTGCAGACATGCAGAAGAAAAATGTTTTCAAGAGGAACCTGTATTAATGAAATCAACAAGAAAAAATCATATGGTCAGGTGCTGGCTGTATGAATAA
- a CDS encoding ABC transporter ATP-binding protein, whose translation MDTNNNIEKLVTLKGIKKYYPVSSGGFGAKKGIVKAVDGIDLDIFRGETLGLVGESGCGKSTLGRAILRLEQPSHGKIFFNGQDILSLSKKDMHPLRKRMQIIFQDPYASLNPRQTVGSIIGEGLVIHKIGSRLERMERVKYIMKVVGLRPEHINRYPHEFSGGQRQRIGIGRALALQPELIICDEPVSALDVSIQAQVINLLMDLQDEFNLTYLFVSHDLSVVRHISDRVAVMYLGRLVELADKADLYNQPYHPYTAALLEAAPVPDANIKKKRNILSGDMPSPLSPPRGCHFHHRCPDVMDICKKEIPEFQEYKPDHWVRCFIYNL comes from the coding sequence ATGGATACAAATAATAATATTGAAAAACTTGTTACCCTTAAAGGAATAAAAAAATACTATCCTGTTTCATCCGGTGGTTTTGGAGCTAAAAAAGGGATTGTCAAGGCTGTTGACGGTATTGATCTGGATATTTTCAGGGGAGAAACCCTGGGACTGGTTGGCGAGAGCGGCTGTGGAAAATCAACACTGGGAAGGGCAATTCTCAGGCTGGAGCAGCCTAGTCATGGAAAAATTTTTTTTAATGGTCAGGATATTCTCAGCCTGTCAAAAAAAGATATGCACCCTTTGCGTAAAAGAATGCAGATTATCTTCCAGGATCCTTATGCTTCTTTAAATCCACGTCAGACCGTGGGAAGTATTATTGGCGAAGGCCTGGTAATTCACAAGATCGGTTCCAGGCTTGAGCGTATGGAAAGGGTGAAGTATATAATGAAGGTAGTAGGACTCAGGCCCGAACATATTAACCGTTATCCCCATGAGTTCAGCGGGGGCCAGCGCCAGAGAATAGGCATAGGCAGGGCTTTGGCTTTGCAGCCGGAACTGATAATCTGTGATGAACCAGTTTCAGCCCTTGATGTTTCCATCCAGGCCCAGGTTATAAACCTGCTCATGGATCTGCAGGATGAATTTAACCTGACTTATTTATTTGTATCCCACGATCTTTCCGTTGTCCGCCATATCAGCGACAGGGTAGCAGTCATGTATCTTGGCCGCCTTGTGGAACTGGCTGACAAGGCAGACCTTTATAATCAGCCTTATCATCCATATACTGCCGCCCTTCTTGAAGCAGCACCTGTTCCTGATGCTAATATAAAAAAAAAGAGAAATATCTTGTCAGGGGATATGCCCAGCCCCCTTTCACCTCCCCGTGGATGTCATTTTCATCATAGATGTCCAGATGTTATGGATATATGCAAAAAAGAAATTCCTGAGTTCCAGGAATATAAGCCGGATCACTGGGTAAGATGTTTTATTTATAACTTATGA
- a CDS encoding 30S ribosomal protein S1: MSDNLTTENNENEEENFADLFESYNTGMNEDLQVGDMVKGEIISIGMDSVFVNTGTKIDGAVDKAELLDENGEMTFSKGDILELYVVAFNENEMRLSKALSGAGGINLLQDAYEGRVPVEGRVTEQCKGGFRVEIMQQKAFCPVSQIDIRYVEKPEIYVGENLEFLITRFEENGRNIVVSRRELLSREQEKAKKTFLGDVEPGAVLEGKITNIMPYGAFVELFPGIEGMVHISEFGWSRVENPEDVLKKDETVKVKVLGIEKGKKKGQLKISLSMKQVTGDPWDDENQAFRAGDKVKGRVTRLMDFGAFVEIVPGIEGLVHISEMSYTKRILKAGDVVQPGEMIDVMIKDIDMGSRRISLSIRDAEGDPWINIADKFTIGQKVEGIVEKKEKFGYFITLEPGITGLLPKSKISGSENSAVFERLKPGDTVKIVIEEIHPDTKKISLGTGDEKQTDDWKKYAKVQDNSVSSSSSASSGESGLGSFGELLQEAMKKGKK, encoded by the coding sequence ATGTCAGATAATTTAACAACAGAAAACAATGAAAATGAAGAAGAAAACTTTGCAGATCTTTTTGAATCTTATAATACAGGTATGAATGAAGACCTGCAGGTAGGAGATATGGTAAAAGGTGAGATTATCTCCATAGGCATGGATTCAGTTTTTGTAAATACTGGAACCAAGATTGACGGAGCAGTTGATAAAGCTGAATTGCTTGATGAAAATGGAGAAATGACTTTTTCCAAAGGTGATATACTTGAGCTTTATGTGGTAGCATTTAATGAAAATGAAATGCGTCTTTCCAAGGCACTTTCAGGGGCTGGGGGCATTAATCTTTTGCAGGATGCTTATGAAGGCAGGGTTCCGGTTGAAGGCAGGGTAACAGAGCAGTGTAAAGGCGGTTTCAGGGTGGAGATTATGCAGCAGAAAGCTTTCTGCCCAGTAAGCCAGATTGACATAAGATATGTGGAAAAGCCTGAAATATATGTGGGTGAAAACCTGGAGTTCCTGATAACACGTTTTGAAGAAAACGGCAGAAACATAGTGGTATCAAGACGAGAGCTTTTAAGCCGTGAACAGGAAAAGGCAAAGAAAACATTTCTTGGAGATGTTGAGCCTGGTGCTGTTTTAGAGGGCAAGATTACCAATATTATGCCTTACGGAGCTTTTGTTGAACTTTTCCCAGGCATTGAAGGCATGGTACATATCTCTGAATTTGGATGGTCAAGGGTTGAAAATCCTGAAGATGTTCTGAAAAAAGATGAAACCGTCAAGGTAAAGGTTCTTGGTATAGAAAAAGGAAAAAAGAAGGGCCAGTTAAAAATATCTCTTTCCATGAAACAGGTTACAGGCGATCCCTGGGATGATGAAAATCAAGCTTTCCGGGCTGGAGACAAGGTTAAGGGCAGGGTAACCAGGCTGATGGATTTTGGAGCATTTGTTGAGATAGTTCCCGGTATTGAAGGGCTGGTTCATATCAGTGAAATGAGCTATACCAAAAGGATTTTAAAAGCTGGGGATGTGGTTCAGCCCGGTGAAATGATTGATGTTATGATTAAAGATATTGATATGGGCAGCCGCCGCATTTCCTTGAGCATACGTGATGCAGAAGGTGATCCCTGGATTAATATTGCCGATAAATTTACTATTGGTCAAAAAGTCGAAGGCATTGTTGAGAAAAAGGAAAAATTTGGTTATTTTATTACCCTTGAACCTGGAATAACAGGGCTTTTGCCTAAATCCAAGATAAGCGGCTCTGAAAATTCTGCTGTTTTTGAAAGGTTAAAACCTGGAGATACTGTTAAAATTGTAATTGAAGAAATCCATCCTGATACCAAAAAAATCAGTCTGGGAACTGGTGATGAAAAACAGACCGATGACTGGAAAAAATATGCAAAGGTACAAGACAATTCTGTCAGCTCTTCAAGTTCTGCCAGTTCAGGTGAATCAGGTCTGGGATCTTTTGGGGAACTACTTCAGGAAGCCATGAAAAAAGGGAAAAAATAG
- a CDS encoding PQQ-binding-like beta-propeller repeat protein → MDIFFKERFKVIYLFVFIPFLTLIFTLPSWADPGTLKWDIQKGNRIESCPAITGDGIIYFGSDDNNLYAINPDGSQKWVFSTGDDILSSPCIGADNTIYIGSNDDNLYAVNPDGTQKWQFKTGSNVSSSPGLGPDNTIYTGSDDNFFYAINPDGSQKWRFQTGDIIRTAPAVSSSSVVYTCSYDGFLYALNTADGSEKWRFQTQGSLRASPSIGSDNIIYIGSDDSFLYAVNPDGTKKWQFQTGGPVQSSPVIGTDGTIYIGSDDNYIYALTSGQDNASEKWKFLTSSQVKSTPAIGADNNIYTASGRLLYAFDPEGNEQWRFNINETLSSPVIAYDKTLYIGSGRSEDYQGRLYAVETSSQGIRTDAPWPVYSHDVRHTSRNSSNIKPEADAGEDKTVMDGEHVMLDASGSSDPDYGIALYEWTQTGGQSVTLSDINAIYPGFTAPAPDPEQEDQQQDQETLTFELTVTDNGGLKSTDTVSIIVEEDDSFCFIKTPEF, encoded by the coding sequence ATGGATATATTTTTTAAAGAAAGGTTTAAAGTTATTTATCTTTTTGTTTTTATTCCTTTTTTAACACTTATTTTTACCCTGCCCTCATGGGCAGACCCTGGAACTTTAAAATGGGATATTCAAAAAGGAAACCGTATAGAATCATGTCCTGCAATAACAGGAGATGGTATAATTTATTTTGGTTCTGATGATAATAATTTATATGCCATTAATCCTGACGGCAGTCAGAAATGGGTGTTTTCAACCGGAGACGATATTCTATCTTCCCCATGTATTGGAGCAGACAATACAATTTATATTGGTTCAAATGATGATAATTTATATGCAGTAAATCCTGATGGTACCCAGAAATGGCAGTTTAAAACAGGCAGCAATGTATCTTCATCCCCTGGTTTGGGTCCTGACAATACCATATACACAGGTTCAGATGATAATTTTTTTTATGCCATTAATCCTGACGGCAGTCAGAAATGGAGGTTTCAAACCGGTGATATAATAAGAACTGCACCTGCAGTGAGCAGTTCTTCTGTTGTTTATACCTGTTCTTATGATGGTTTTCTCTATGCTTTAAATACAGCAGACGGTTCTGAAAAATGGAGGTTTCAAACTCAGGGGAGTCTGAGGGCATCTCCTTCAATAGGGTCTGACAATATTATCTATATTGGTTCAGATGACAGCTTTTTATATGCTGTAAATCCTGATGGTACAAAAAAATGGCAGTTTCAAACAGGAGGTCCTGTTCAATCATCCCCGGTTATAGGTACAGATGGAACTATTTATATAGGTTCGGATGACAATTATATTTATGCTCTTACATCAGGTCAGGACAATGCATCAGAAAAATGGAAATTCCTTACATCAAGCCAGGTTAAATCCACTCCAGCAATAGGAGCAGATAATAATATCTATACAGCTTCCGGCAGGCTGCTTTATGCCTTTGACCCAGAGGGAAATGAGCAGTGGAGATTTAATATAAATGAAACTTTATCATCCCCTGTTATTGCATATGATAAAACCCTTTATATTGGTTCAGGAAGATCAGAAGATTATCAAGGGAGACTTTACGCAGTTGAAACCAGTTCACAGGGAATAAGAACAGATGCTCCCTGGCCCGTGTATTCCCATGATGTGCGGCATACGAGCCGCAATTCATCTAACATAAAACCTGAAGCAGATGCTGGTGAAGATAAGACTGTTATGGATGGAGAGCATGTTATGCTTGATGCTTCAGGATCTTCTGATCCTGATTATGGCATTGCTTTATATGAATGGACTCAGACCGGGGGGCAGTCTGTTACCCTTTCTGATATTAATGCCATTTACCCCGGCTTTACAGCACCGGCTCCTGACCCGGAGCAAGAAGATCAGCAACAAGACCAGGAAACCCTTACATTTGAACTGACAGTTACAGATAACGGGGGTCTTAAATCCACAGATACAGTTAGTATAATAGTGGAAGAAGATGATAGTTTCTGCTTTATCAAAACCCCTGAATTTTGA